A single region of the Anopheles funestus chromosome X, idAnoFuneDA-416_04, whole genome shotgun sequence genome encodes:
- the LOC125760687 gene encoding protein VAC14 homolog isoform X1 translates to MENAFAPISEACVKALSDKTYEKRKVAALEIEKMVTDFKMKKNMTQIKRIIDVLSRDFVRSNDSNKKKGGLIALAATSIALGKDTEKFIEDIVNPIMNCLIDNDNRVRFFASESLYNVVKVARGAVLPFFPSVFNALSRLVTDPDQSIKNGSEILDRLLKDIVIESSQTFDLDAFIPLVRERIMAKSSFARQFIISWISVLNAVPEINMVMFLPEILHGLFQILEDPLPEIQRMCESLLAQFLKIIKMDPTAADIPKMTNVLIVQAQSSNPLIQFYAISWIKEFVQLSGGEILSFSSGIFTAILPCLAFESDAKKNIKDCANAVNLNLLELISNGEDKQKNLSYLDLNSVMEVLRQYLVHSPVPTKIAVLKWVHHLFTEVHDEMSEHANKLFPVLLRDCLSDSSDEVVLQAIVVLAEIVNSATVKGNDFDQTQYRQFLVELLNLFSENNTFLEKRGTLIIRQLCRLLNAEYIYRTFAEILLEERISLKIASTMVRTLNMILLTTSDLFDLRNMLHDIRNEKSASLFECLYRCWAHCPVSTLSLCLLAQCYQHVSEIVTLFADIEITVDFLVEIDKMVQLIESPIFASLRLALISHSNDNADAQHLSRALYGILMLLPQTEAFHLLNNRLKCVPNYWSQPNKISSKSTNESQCNIKFDELFIYFKHIQDLHHQKRVEKRKKNQF, encoded by the exons atggaAAATGCATTTGCACCTATTAGTGAAGCGTGTGTTAAAGCCCTCAGCGACAAAACATATGAGAAACGAAAAGTGGCTGCCTTGGAGATCGAAAA GATGGTCACCGATTTCAAGATGAAAAAGAATATGACACAGATCAAACGGATCATCGATGTGCTGAGCAGAGATTTTGTTCGTTCGAATGACTCGAATAAAAAGAAGGGTGGCTTGATAGCGCTGGCAGCGACTAGTATCGCGCTCGGCAAGGACACGGAAAAGTTTATCGAAGATATCGTCAATCCAATAATGAATTGCCTGATCGATAATGATAATCGTGTACGATTTTTCGCCAGTGAATCATTGTACAACGTGGTAAAGGTTGCGCGCGGGGCCGTACTACCCTTCTTTCCGAGCGTATTCAACGCCCTCAGCCGGCTTGTAACGGATCCGGATCAGAGTATCAAGAATGGGAGCGAAATTCTTGACCGATTGTTGAAAGACATCGTGATCGAATCGTCGCAAACGTTTGACCTGGATGCGTTCATCCCGCTGGTACGGGAGCGAATCATGGCGAAGAGTTCGTTTGCCCGGCAGTTCATCATATCGTGGATATCTGTGCTGAATGCGGTGCCTGAGATAAATATGGTTATGTTTCTGCCCGAAATATTGCACGGTCTGTTTCAGATATTAGAGGATCCGTTGCCCGAAATTCAGCGTATGTGCGAATCTCTGTTGGCACAGTTTCTCAAAATCATCAAGATGGATCCAACCGCCGCAGACATACCGAAGATGACGAATGTGCTGATTGTGCAGGCTCAGTCTAGCAATCCGCTGATCCAGTTCTATGCTATCTCGTGGATCAAGGAGTTCGTGCAGTTGTCCGGTGGTGAGATACTAAGCTTCTCGAGCGGTATATTCACCGCAATACTGCCCTGCCTAGCGTTCGAGAGTGACGCGAAAAAGAACATTAAGGATTGTGCCAACGCGGTCAATCTGAACCTGCTCGAACTTATCTCAAACGGTGAGGATAAGCAGAAGAATCTCAGCTATCTCGATCTGAACTCGGTAATGGAAGTGCTGCGCCAGTATCTCGTCCACAGTCCCGTCCCGACGAAGATTGCTGTGCTGAAGTGGGTCCATCATCTCTTTACCGAGGTGCACGACGAAATGTCGGAGCACGCGAACAAACTGTTCCCGGTACTGTTGCGCGACTGTCTGTCGGACAGCTCGGATGAGGTGGTCCTGCAGGCGATCGTTGTGCTGGCGGAAATTGTTAATTCGGCCACGGTAAAGGGTAACGATTTCGACCAAACGCAATACCGACAGTTTCTGGTGGAGCTGCTAAACTTGTTCAGCGAAAACAACACATTCCTGGAGAAGCGTGGCACCTTGATTATACGGCAGCTGTGCCGGTTGCTGAACGCGGAATACATCTACCGAACGTTTGCGGAAATTTTGCTAGAAGAACGAATCAGTCTCAAAATTGCTTCGACCATGGTTCGAACACTGAACATGATACTGCTCACGACGTCCGATCTGTTCGATCTGCGCAACATGCTACACGACATACGAAATgag AAGTCTGCCTCATTATTTGAGTGCCTTTATAGATGTTGGGCCCACTGTCCTGTGTCGACATTGTCACTCTGCCTGCTGGCACAGTGTTATCAACACGTATCGGAAATCGTCACTTTATT TGCTGATATAGAAATAACCGTAGACTTTCTCGTAGAAATCGATAAGATGGTACAGCTTATCGAATCACCGATATTTGCAT cttTACGATTAGCCCTTATTTCCCACTCCAATGATAATGCTGACGCCCAACATTTATCTCGTGCGCTGTACGGCATATTGATGCTTTTACCCCAAACGGAAGCGTTTCATCTGTTGAACAATCGGTTAAAGTGTGTGCCTAACTATTGGAGTCAACCGAACAAGAT CAGCTCTAAATCCACGAACGAAAGCCAATGCAACATAAAGTTTGACGAGCTGTTCATCTACTTCAAGCACATACAAGATCTTCACCATCAAAAGCGTGTCgagaagcgaaagaaaaatcaattctaa
- the LOC125760687 gene encoding protein VAC14 homolog isoform X2: MENAFAPISEACVKALSDKTYEKRKVAALEIEKMVTDFKMKKNMTQIKRIIDVLSRDFVRSNDSNKKKGGLIALAATSIALGKDTEKFIEDIVNPIMNCLIDNDNRVRFFASESLYNVVKVARGAVLPFFPSVFNALSRLVTDPDQSIKNGSEILDRLLKDIVIESSQTFDLDAFIPLVRERIMAKSSFARQFIISWISVLNAVPEINMVMFLPEILHGLFQILEDPLPEIQRMCESLLAQFLKIIKMDPTAADIPKMTNVLIVQAQSSNPLIQFYAISWIKEFVQLSGGEILSFSSGIFTAILPCLAFESDAKKNIKDCANAVNLNLLELISNGEDKQKNLSYLDLNSVMEVLRQYLVHSPVPTKIAVLKWVHHLFTEVHDEMSEHANKLFPVLLRDCLSDSSDEVVLQAIVVLAEIVNSATVKGNDFDQTQYRQFLVELLNLFSENNTFLEKRGTLIIRQLCRLLNAEYIYRTFAEILLEERISLKIASTMVRTLNMILLTTSDLFDLRNMLHDIRNEKSASLFECLYRCWAHCPVSTLSLCLLAQCYQHVSEIVTLFADIEITVDFLVEIDKMVQLIESPIFASLRLALISHSNDNADAQHLSRALYGILMLLPQTEAFHLLNNRLKCVPNYWSQPNKISKSTNESQCNIKFDELFIYFKHIQDLHHQKRVEKRKKNQF, from the exons atggaAAATGCATTTGCACCTATTAGTGAAGCGTGTGTTAAAGCCCTCAGCGACAAAACATATGAGAAACGAAAAGTGGCTGCCTTGGAGATCGAAAA GATGGTCACCGATTTCAAGATGAAAAAGAATATGACACAGATCAAACGGATCATCGATGTGCTGAGCAGAGATTTTGTTCGTTCGAATGACTCGAATAAAAAGAAGGGTGGCTTGATAGCGCTGGCAGCGACTAGTATCGCGCTCGGCAAGGACACGGAAAAGTTTATCGAAGATATCGTCAATCCAATAATGAATTGCCTGATCGATAATGATAATCGTGTACGATTTTTCGCCAGTGAATCATTGTACAACGTGGTAAAGGTTGCGCGCGGGGCCGTACTACCCTTCTTTCCGAGCGTATTCAACGCCCTCAGCCGGCTTGTAACGGATCCGGATCAGAGTATCAAGAATGGGAGCGAAATTCTTGACCGATTGTTGAAAGACATCGTGATCGAATCGTCGCAAACGTTTGACCTGGATGCGTTCATCCCGCTGGTACGGGAGCGAATCATGGCGAAGAGTTCGTTTGCCCGGCAGTTCATCATATCGTGGATATCTGTGCTGAATGCGGTGCCTGAGATAAATATGGTTATGTTTCTGCCCGAAATATTGCACGGTCTGTTTCAGATATTAGAGGATCCGTTGCCCGAAATTCAGCGTATGTGCGAATCTCTGTTGGCACAGTTTCTCAAAATCATCAAGATGGATCCAACCGCCGCAGACATACCGAAGATGACGAATGTGCTGATTGTGCAGGCTCAGTCTAGCAATCCGCTGATCCAGTTCTATGCTATCTCGTGGATCAAGGAGTTCGTGCAGTTGTCCGGTGGTGAGATACTAAGCTTCTCGAGCGGTATATTCACCGCAATACTGCCCTGCCTAGCGTTCGAGAGTGACGCGAAAAAGAACATTAAGGATTGTGCCAACGCGGTCAATCTGAACCTGCTCGAACTTATCTCAAACGGTGAGGATAAGCAGAAGAATCTCAGCTATCTCGATCTGAACTCGGTAATGGAAGTGCTGCGCCAGTATCTCGTCCACAGTCCCGTCCCGACGAAGATTGCTGTGCTGAAGTGGGTCCATCATCTCTTTACCGAGGTGCACGACGAAATGTCGGAGCACGCGAACAAACTGTTCCCGGTACTGTTGCGCGACTGTCTGTCGGACAGCTCGGATGAGGTGGTCCTGCAGGCGATCGTTGTGCTGGCGGAAATTGTTAATTCGGCCACGGTAAAGGGTAACGATTTCGACCAAACGCAATACCGACAGTTTCTGGTGGAGCTGCTAAACTTGTTCAGCGAAAACAACACATTCCTGGAGAAGCGTGGCACCTTGATTATACGGCAGCTGTGCCGGTTGCTGAACGCGGAATACATCTACCGAACGTTTGCGGAAATTTTGCTAGAAGAACGAATCAGTCTCAAAATTGCTTCGACCATGGTTCGAACACTGAACATGATACTGCTCACGACGTCCGATCTGTTCGATCTGCGCAACATGCTACACGACATACGAAATgag AAGTCTGCCTCATTATTTGAGTGCCTTTATAGATGTTGGGCCCACTGTCCTGTGTCGACATTGTCACTCTGCCTGCTGGCACAGTGTTATCAACACGTATCGGAAATCGTCACTTTATT TGCTGATATAGAAATAACCGTAGACTTTCTCGTAGAAATCGATAAGATGGTACAGCTTATCGAATCACCGATATTTGCAT cttTACGATTAGCCCTTATTTCCCACTCCAATGATAATGCTGACGCCCAACATTTATCTCGTGCGCTGTACGGCATATTGATGCTTTTACCCCAAACGGAAGCGTTTCATCTGTTGAACAATCGGTTAAAGTGTGTGCCTAACTATTGGAGTCAACCGAACAAGAT CTCTAAATCCACGAACGAAAGCCAATGCAACATAAAGTTTGACGAGCTGTTCATCTACTTCAAGCACATACAAGATCTTCACCATCAAAAGCGTGTCgagaagcgaaagaaaaatcaattctaa